The stretch of DNA CAAAAAGACGGAATCGGTGTAATTATTATCGATGGTGATATACGACGAGGTCATTCCCATAATCCCGTTGTTATCGGGACTCGTGAAACCATACATGAGCTGGCCTGACAGGTCTTCGATATAACAGTCGACAGCATCGGAACCGCCTTTCCCCGTATCGGATTTTGGGCTTCCGTAGCTGTAACCGATGACCTTTTCCCATGCTTTCTCAAGATAAACGAGCGTTGAATCGACAAAATCGGGTATGCCGTTTTTATCCAGATCGGTCATGTCCGGAGCATCGACACCGGAAGTATCATAGTGGGCGCGGAAATGCTTCAGCTTTGAATCGGCGAACTTATCTTTTTCGGGTCTGCCGAGGCTGCCGTACGCACTCTTGAAAACGCCGTCGTTTTCCGAGGATTCGCTGAGCATCTGTAAAAGCCTGGGAGTGCCGCATTTGATGATATGGGTGTTTCCGAGGTTTTTAAGAAAGAGATCGGCCTGATTCTCCGCCTGTTCCGTATGTGCAAAAACCGGTGAAATGTGAATCAGAATCGACAGGATGCATGTATAATACAATTTCATGATGTCATTTCAGCAAGAGGACTTTTGTCGTTTTCGATAATGAAGGCGTTTGTATCATGATGAAATAAACACCAGCCGCCTGGCCGGAGGGTTTCCAGAGAACGTACTTTTCCCCGGCTGTCATATCTCCGGAGAACACATCATCGACTTTCTGACCCTGTGCGTTGAATACCCGTATCGAAACCTGTTCCTCCTGGTGTAGTGAAAAAGCTATCGTGGTCGATGGATTGAACGGGTTCGGATAAGCCCCGTGAAGATCGAAAACGTACGGTTTGGCGGTTTCAACCGCTGTTCCGGGAATCATTCCGGTCTCGAAGGTGAAAGTACTGGTATTGTTTAAAAGCTCGGCGGATGATGTTACAAGTATTGCCCTGTTCCAGTGTTTTGAAAGTATGAGCTCCGTGTTCTGCTGCGTTACCGGCTGGATTTCATAGTCGTAGGGATCGTTGAAGAAAACCACCGAACTCCTGTATAATTGGGTATTATGGGGAATCACATTGATTTTCAGTATATCGTTTTTATCCCAGTTGCCGACAAAGAGAAGCTCGACATATCTGCTCGTCAGATTTTTAATGCCTATTGAATCGCTCGCGGGGCTGTATGACCAGAAAAAATCGCTGTCGATTGCCACATTGAAACGGTCGCTGTCTGAATAAAAATCCACCGTATTTGCCCGTTCGCGGGTAAAGTAGTTCCAGATGGCAAATTCATTGAGCGCGTCAGGGAGTCCAGATGCCCCCGATGTATTGTTTTTTATGGCTTTGTCAAAATCCGCAATATGAGGATAACTTGAATCCCTCAGCGTTTCCCATATGGTCCTTATCTGAGAATCCCCGTATCGTTTTGCGAGAAACATCGCCCATATTGCGGCACCGTATTTGAAATTCGAGGGATAATTCTCGTTGAGAGAAGTCACTTTGTAATACTCGGGGTACGTTTCATTACCGATTGATCCCCCGAAGAAATGATGAAGATACGCAAGGTAATCGTTCACATCATCCCATGCCCGTTCTTCCATCCACACAGCCGATTGTTCCATCCACCATGAAAGGTCGAAATTATACAAATACCGGAACTGTATCGTATGGAAAAACTCATGCGCCGTGGTGACCTTGAGCGCTGCATATCCATGGGTGGCGTACTGGGTTTCGC from bacterium encodes:
- a CDS encoding T9SS type A sorting domain-containing protein — encoded protein: ETQYATHGYAALKVTTAHEFFHTIQFRYLYNFDLSWWMEQSAVWMEERAWDDVNDYLAYLHHFFGGSIGNETYPEYYKVTSLNENYPSNFKYGAAIWAMFLAKRYGDSQIRTIWETLRDSSYPHIADFDKAIKNNTSGASGLPDALNEFAIWNYFTRERANTVDFYSDSDRFNVAIDSDFFWSYSPASDSIGIKNLTSRYVELLFVGNWDKNDILKINVIPHNTQLYRSSVVFFNDPYDYEIQPVTQQNTELILSKHWNRAILVTSSAELLNNTSTFTFETGMIPGTAVETAKPYVFDLHGAYPNPFNPSTTIAFSLHQEEQVSIRVFNAQGQKVDDVFSGDMTAGEKYVLWKPSGQAAGVYFIMIQTPSLSKTTKVLLLK